The stretch of DNA TCCAATCTATCTTCTCTTGAAGTGCCTTCAGCATACCCTCACCACCTTCTACCAAAACAAAAGACGGTGTCTCTAAAAAATCCAATCTAGTGATAACTTCTACACGCCTATTCTCAACAGTGAAAAGCGGGATCTCTCTATCAAGGTTGTCTTCTTTGGCATAGATCTTAACGTCAGGTGCCTGTGCTTGGATAAATCTGCAATCCAAAGTTGGCCTGTCTACTCTTACCGTATTTCCACCTATAAGCAGTGTATCACACACTTCTCTTAACTGATGTACGTGGGTCAAGGATGCCTGAGAACTTAAGTAACCCCCACCGATACGCCCATTGGTCGTCTGCGCCAGTTTAAACAATACAAAGGCCCTCTTTTGCCAAATAAGAAAAGGTTCTATCAGTGCCTGACACTCCTTTTTTAGTACACCTACAGTTACATGTTCCAACTGCTTCATCCCCCCGCCATGTCCCGCTATAGGATCCTCTGTACCTATGACTACCCTGTGCAGTGCAAGTGACTGCAGTAAAGAGGCACAGGAAGGTGTTTTTCCTTCATGTGAACAGGGTTCAAGTGTCACATAGATACTACATTGAGCAAAAAAATCTTTGGGAAGTGCTAAAAGAAAGGCATGTGCCTTATGGGAATCATAGGGATCAAAATCTATAGATCTGTGTGAAAGTGTTTCGTAGGCTGAGAGCAATGCCAACACTTCCGCATGTGAAGTGCCAGCTTTTTGGTGCGCCTCTATGGATAAAATGTTTCCCTCT from Sulfurovum xiamenensis encodes:
- the ribD gene encoding bifunctional diaminohydroxyphosphoribosylaminopyrimidine deaminase/5-amino-6-(5-phosphoribosylamino)uracil reductase RibD; this encodes MRDEFYMQLALDKAWEYQGLTYPNPAVGAVVVLEGNILSIEAHQKAGTSHAEVLALLSAYETLSHRSIDFDPYDSHKAHAFLLALPKDFFAQCSIYVTLEPCSHEGKTPSCASLLQSLALHRVVIGTEDPIAGHGGGMKQLEHVTVGVLKKECQALIEPFLIWQKRAFVLFKLAQTTNGRIGGGYLSSQASLTHVHQLREVCDTLLIGGNTVRVDRPTLDCRFIQAQAPDVKIYAKEDNLDREIPLFTVENRRVEVITRLDFLETPSFVLVEGGEGMLKALQEKIDWMLIYQTPKLSTNNLTYNTTMNLHFLYQDKKDKDLMIWSKKIGH